The genome window TATCAATGAACCCGTTGCCATCTCAACGCGCGTCGCCCCTCCTTTATTCGGGTGGGTCAACTTGAGCTATTTGCTCGTCGTGTTGTGAATCATGCACATGAAAATGCCATGGATGAGCTGGAAAAGATCGTCTTGCACGTGATCGATCGAGAATATGCTGACGTTATCGATAACAGCCTGAACATCGAAACCAAAGTCATTTCACTTGCCAAGGCGTTTCGTGAACGCCTCACCTCGCTTATCGCTAACTGGATACGTGTCGGTTATTGCCAAGGTAATTTCAACAGTGATAACTGCGCGGTCGGCGGCTTTACGCTGGACTACGGTCCTTTTGGCTTCTGTGAAGCGTTTGATCCTGTATACCAGCCATGGATTGGTGGCGGACGTCATTTCTCATTCTTTAACCAACCCGCCGCAGCAGCGCGTAACTTCGCTATGTTTTGTAAAGCATTACAGCCTTTGCTTAAGGGCGATCAACATTACCTATCAGAGCTTGAAGAGGTTCAACACGGTTTTGCTGACGTCATACAAACGCAATTGGAAAAGATGTGGGCAGCTAAACTCGGGCTTGAGCATTATAACGAGGCATTATTCAGCGAGCTCATCAGCCTGATGACACTCACAACCGTCGATTACACCATTTTCTTTCGTGAACTCTCAGCGTTGCCTGACAACATCGGGCCACTGAAGAAAAGCTTTTATGGTGAACTCAATGCTTCTGAGTATGGCACTAAGTCGGCAAACTCAAACACTCAGGATCTTGAGCAACACTGGTCAGCATGGCTTGATAAATGGCACTCGCTGCTAGACATAAGTGACAAAAACCCTACTCGTTCACGTGAAGCAATTTCCAGCCAGATGAAACAGATTAATCCGAAATATATTTTGCGAGAGTGGCAGCTCGTTGCTGCTTATAAACAAGCTGCCGAATGTGAATACACACTCCTTCGTGAATTACAGGATGTGATGACACAGCCCTACGCCGAACAATCAAAAGACATTGAGGAAAAATACTATCGGCTGATGCCAACAGAGCTGAGTGATATCGGTGGGGTATCACACTATAGTTGTTCGTCGTGATTTGGAGTCAAAGGATCTGACAATATTGAATAACTCTTGTTTAATGACTTTTTAGGAATACGAAGTTGGGGTAGGGATCACATATAAACTCAGATAGAACTTAGAATCATTAATCAAAAAGTTTGGCATCACGACAACCTGCTAAAAAAGCCTTTTTTAGAAAACGCTTATCAACGTATGGATCAAGGTCACTATCAAGCTCGATTGTTTCAACGTAATGTTGCCTAGACATTTTTAGCTTATCTGCTCGTTCAAAAACCTCTGTTAGCCATGCCTTGCCGGAACCTGTTGAGCAACATTCAGCTTTATAACGATCAGCAATCCCATACAAGTCATTCCATGTTTTCAACTCATCAGCAACCACATCGGGACCTAACATCAGTTCAATATCATCACGCTCGAGGTTTTCCCAATCAGCTTGTTTTACTGTGACTTGCAACTCAATTGAGTTCTGATTATCACGAAACGGATAAAAAACTTTTCTCGGTATATTCAAAGGGTCTTTGGTATCTATATGAGGATCCTTCGCTAACTTGTAACTACTATTGCAGTGATGACAGGCAGGAACTAGATTGTAAAAGTTAATGCTATTGAATGGATATTTATCTTTTGGAAAATAATGATCATAAGCCTCTCGCTTATTTTCATATCTATTTAACATGCCTGATAATCCACAAAATGGACACACATCACGATGATTTAAGGTAACAAATTTGTGGTTATGATCATCGATAACACCAATTTTTGATTTAACTGACGCTAACTTCAAAAAATCCGCTGAATACAAATTTTTGTAAAAACGTTTTAACTCAGTAACTAATCCAGGGAAATGTTCTTCTGGAAACGCCTGCTTTATTACCTCATAAGTTCCAGGCTGACATTGATCGCCATGCTCGCATAGTCGCTGAATATCATTATTCAGAGCAAACCAATCTTTAAACTGCTGTTTTTGTTCCTGATTTAAACCTTTGAATTTTTCAAATAGAGCATGCAATGGTTTGAGAAAATTATCTGCTCCAGAAACTTCTTGGGTATCCAACTCTGTGATCATATTTAACAAGTCGGGTTCCGCAGCAAACAGTGTCTCAACAACATAATTCATTCCCGGAACAGCTTCACACCACACTTCGTCAAAAATAAATCGTACAAATTCCTGCATTCGATCCATTGGGTGAGCTAAAAACTGATAAGGAAATAACACTAGCCCCTACTCCTTGGCTTGTTCCATGATAGTTTTCATTAACAACAGTTTTTCAACTGAGTCACCGAGACGATGATCTATCCGTTTTAGTAAATCATCAATATCAACACCACCCGCTTTAAATTCTTCTCTAAATTGATTCAGTAATGTTTCTGCATAGCCACCAATCGTTTCCTGCTTATCAAATGTCTCCATGGTGATTTTGTTAATTGAGGCACCCAATGTGTTGTATTCAGGATGCGTAATGCTGACTTCGTTTGTATTGGGATCCTTCTTGAAAAGAAGCACCTTGTTACTTTCA of Methylophaga marina contains these proteins:
- a CDS encoding protein adenylyltransferase SelO family protein, producing MNHAHENAMDELEKIVLHVIDREYADVIDNSLNIETKVISLAKAFRERLTSLIANWIRVGYCQGNFNSDNCAVGGFTLDYGPFGFCEAFDPVYQPWIGGGRHFSFFNQPAAAARNFAMFCKALQPLLKGDQHYLSELEEVQHGFADVIQTQLEKMWAAKLGLEHYNEALFSELISLMTLTTVDYTIFFRELSALPDNIGPLKKSFYGELNASEYGTKSANSNTQDLEQHWSAWLDKWHSLLDISDKNPTRSREAISSQMKQINPKYILREWQLVAAYKQAAECEYTLLRELQDVMTQPYAEQSKDIEEKYYRLMPTELSDIGGVSHYSCSS
- a CDS encoding HNH endonuclease codes for the protein MLFPYQFLAHPMDRMQEFVRFIFDEVWCEAVPGMNYVVETLFAAEPDLLNMITELDTQEVSGADNFLKPLHALFEKFKGLNQEQKQQFKDWFALNNDIQRLCEHGDQCQPGTYEVIKQAFPEEHFPGLVTELKRFYKNLYSADFLKLASVKSKIGVIDDHNHKFVTLNHRDVCPFCGLSGMLNRYENKREAYDHYFPKDKYPFNSINFYNLVPACHHCNSSYKLAKDPHIDTKDPLNIPRKVFYPFRDNQNSIELQVTVKQADWENLERDDIELMLGPDVVADELKTWNDLYGIADRYKAECCSTGSGKAWLTEVFERADKLKMSRQHYVETIELDSDLDPYVDKRFLKKAFLAGCRDAKLFD